Proteins encoded by one window of Fischerella sp. PCC 9605:
- a CDS encoding sigma-70 family RNA polymerase sigma factor, with the protein MSQSITVSWSTVDARLPEASVQVDKLSNHDLILRCQIGLRPDRAAFAELLRRYQSQVDRVLYHLAPDWSDRADLAQEVWIRVYRNIHRLQEPSKFRGWLSRIATNLFYDELRKRKRVVSPLSLDAPRSVDDGEMDWEIAGDTPGPEEELTTREFYEQLREAIADLPEVFRTTIVLREIEGMAYEEIAEITGVSLGTVKSRIARARSRLQTQLQNYLDS; encoded by the coding sequence ATGAGCCAATCGATTACTGTATCCTGGTCAACTGTTGATGCAAGGCTTCCGGAAGCATCAGTGCAAGTTGATAAACTTTCTAACCACGATTTGATTTTGCGCTGTCAAATTGGACTGCGCCCCGATCGTGCTGCGTTCGCGGAACTACTGCGACGTTATCAATCCCAAGTAGATAGGGTGTTATACCATTTAGCTCCGGATTGGTCCGATCGAGCTGATTTGGCTCAAGAAGTTTGGATTCGGGTGTATCGGAATATTCACCGATTGCAAGAACCATCTAAATTTCGGGGCTGGTTAAGTCGCATTGCTACCAACTTGTTTTACGACGAGTTACGGAAACGCAAGCGTGTTGTCAGTCCTCTCTCACTGGATGCTCCCCGTTCAGTAGATGATGGCGAAATGGACTGGGAGATTGCCGGAGATACTCCCGGACCAGAGGAAGAACTTACAACTAGAGAATTCTATGAGCAATTGCGGGAAGCGATCGCCGATCTACCGGAGGTGTTCCGCACAACTATTGTTCTGAGGGAAATCGAAGGTATGGCGTATGAAGAAATTGCCGAAATCACAGGGGTTTCCTTGGGAACGGTAAAATCAAGAATTGCCAGAGCCAGATCCAGATTGCAAACCCAGTTACAAAATTATCTTGATTCCTAG
- a CDS encoding L,D-transpeptidase: MAMVRNESVARVGMLLCFGTAILSLALHWGISDPMTSPAPTGSGRDNVARAADTAKKTQPLVQADSNPIKSLLAQVPIPEKPSTILASADQTKVIVDLSDRRVYVYRQDQVIASYPTGIGKKGWETPTGSFQIDNMRRNPIWRHPITGKVFPPGADSPLGDRWIGFWSDGRNKIGFHGTPTLDNNLVGSAVSHGCLRMRNPDVRLLYKQVRVGTTVEVRQ, encoded by the coding sequence ATGGCGATGGTAAGAAATGAATCTGTAGCGCGTGTAGGGATGCTGCTTTGTTTTGGCACAGCAATCTTATCTCTCGCTCTCCATTGGGGTATTTCCGATCCTATGACATCTCCTGCTCCGACTGGATCTGGCAGAGATAACGTAGCGAGAGCAGCAGATACTGCCAAAAAAACTCAACCTCTGGTGCAAGCTGACTCTAACCCGATAAAGTCGCTGTTGGCTCAAGTTCCAATTCCAGAAAAACCCTCCACTATTCTTGCATCTGCCGACCAGACAAAAGTGATAGTTGATTTAAGCGATCGCCGCGTCTATGTTTATCGCCAAGATCAAGTTATCGCCAGTTATCCAACTGGTATCGGTAAAAAAGGCTGGGAAACCCCCACAGGCTCCTTCCAAATCGATAATATGCGACGCAACCCTATCTGGCGTCACCCTATCACTGGCAAAGTATTTCCACCAGGAGCAGATAGCCCTCTTGGCGATCGATGGATAGGTTTTTGGTCAGATGGGCGTAATAAAATTGGTTTCCACGGCACACCAACACTAGATAACAACCTAGTAGGTAGTGCTGTGTCCCACGGCTGCTTGCGTATGCGTAATCCTGATGTGCGCTTGTTATACAAACAGGTACGTGTAGGGACAACAGTGGAAGTACGACAATAG
- a CDS encoding late competence development ComFB family protein, with protein sequence MSIEKIVQQALQDGYLTPAMEAEVGRICDNANELSIEEYMALDRLMGALLTGEVMAVPRKQFINVMEELVLTEAIARVAEIEATSETSLEVGDIAAYALNRLPPLYATTEEGASYQRQHAKTELQELIAQQIGEAIARYLDRPNFFPERQVLGKNTGNEILRQVSNLLQDYAPNFERKMQS encoded by the coding sequence ATGAGTATAGAAAAAATTGTGCAACAAGCTCTCCAGGATGGTTATCTGACACCAGCAATGGAAGCAGAAGTTGGGCGAATCTGTGATAATGCCAATGAACTCTCTATAGAAGAGTACATGGCGCTAGATCGGCTGATGGGGGCGCTGTTGACTGGTGAAGTGATGGCGGTACCACGCAAACAGTTCATTAATGTCATGGAAGAGTTGGTACTCACAGAAGCGATCGCCCGCGTAGCTGAAATAGAAGCTACCAGCGAAACTTCCCTAGAAGTTGGGGATATCGCCGCTTACGCCCTCAATCGTCTGCCTCCTCTGTATGCAACAACAGAAGAAGGCGCCAGCTACCAGCGCCAGCACGCCAAGACAGAACTGCAAGAGTTAATTGCCCAGCAAATTGGCGAGGCGATCGCTCGCTACCTAGATCGACCCAATTTCTTTCCAGAAAGGCAGGTCTTGGGTAAAAACACTGGTAACGAAATTCTTAGGCAAGTCAGTAATTTACTCCAAGACTACGCACCAAACTTTGAACGAAAAATGCAATCTTAG
- a CDS encoding gamma-glutamylcyclotransferase family protein — protein MTDLNEKSSGLLRVFVYGTLKPGEVNYKRYCDRKVVNATKAFALGKLFELPQGYPAMTLGDSRVYGYLLEFSVLEVLDELDELEDYYPAKPASENLYNRQKIEVYDLQGRSLGWAWVYLMTPEMVDKLGGVLQANGWWSSINNYEL, from the coding sequence ATGACTGATTTAAATGAAAAATCTTCTGGTTTGCTACGGGTGTTTGTCTACGGCACCCTCAAACCAGGAGAAGTTAATTATAAAAGGTACTGCGATCGCAAAGTTGTGAATGCTACGAAAGCATTTGCACTGGGTAAACTCTTTGAGCTCCCTCAAGGCTATCCGGCAATGACGCTAGGGGATAGCCGTGTCTATGGGTATTTACTAGAGTTTAGCGTTCTAGAAGTTCTGGATGAATTAGACGAACTGGAAGATTACTACCCTGCTAAACCTGCATCCGAAAATTTATATAATCGGCAAAAAATAGAAGTGTACGATCTGCAAGGGCGATCGCTTGGTTGGGCTTGGGTTTACTTGATGACGCCGGAAATGGTTGACAAATTAGGAGGCGTACTCCAAGCTAATGGCTGGTGGAGCAGCATTAATAATTATGAATTATAA
- a CDS encoding branched-chain amino acid ABC transporter permease translates to MDITLFLQQFLNGLSIGSVYAIFALGYTLVYSILGIINLAHGAIFTLGAYFTYALMGGRFGFNGLLANAALPIQLPFAVALILASILAGLVGVAVERIAFRPLRQRGSDPLLTVVSSLGVAVVIVNVIQYLVGAESYTYPSETYGNLPPAINFGTSANPIPIRTVQVVIFVVSMVFVAILTYFISRTKYGKAMQAIAEDATTASLLGINSDRFIVLTFFISSFLAGVAGTLVASSVSIAGPYFGIGFGLRGLAVIVLGGLGSIPGAVLGGLVIGLVEAFVPSEYSGYKDAVAFGILFIMLLVRPQGLLGRRFIQKV, encoded by the coding sequence ATGGATATTACTCTGTTTTTGCAACAGTTTTTGAATGGGTTATCTATTGGCAGCGTCTATGCTATTTTTGCTTTGGGATACACCCTGGTTTACTCAATTTTGGGCATCATTAATTTGGCGCATGGTGCGATTTTTACCCTGGGTGCATATTTTACTTATGCACTCATGGGTGGCAGATTTGGATTTAATGGCTTACTCGCAAATGCTGCACTGCCAATCCAATTACCTTTCGCTGTAGCCCTGATTTTGGCAAGCATTCTCGCAGGATTGGTCGGGGTGGCGGTAGAACGCATTGCCTTTCGCCCCTTACGACAGCGGGGTTCCGATCCTTTGCTAACTGTTGTGTCTAGCTTGGGTGTGGCAGTGGTAATCGTGAATGTAATCCAGTATTTGGTAGGCGCAGAAAGTTACACATACCCGTCAGAGACTTACGGAAATTTGCCACCAGCAATTAACTTTGGTACATCAGCAAACCCCATTCCTATTCGCACTGTGCAGGTGGTGATTTTTGTTGTCTCAATGGTGTTTGTCGCCATTCTTACCTATTTTATTAGCCGCACAAAATACGGTAAGGCAATGCAGGCGATCGCCGAAGATGCAACTACTGCCAGTTTGTTAGGAATTAACAGCGATCGCTTTATCGTGCTGACATTCTTTATCAGCAGCTTTTTAGCAGGAGTGGCGGGAACTTTAGTCGCCTCTAGTGTCAGCATAGCCGGGCCGTACTTCGGCATTGGTTTTGGGTTGCGGGGATTAGCAGTAATTGTCTTGGGTGGTTTAGGCAGTATTCCCGGTGCGGTATTGGGAGGTTTGGTAATTGGACTAGTGGAGGCGTTTGTCCCATCTGAATACTCTGGTTACAAAGACGCCGTTGCCTTTGGCATCTTGTTTATTATGCTCTTAGTCAGACCCCAGGGTTTACTAGGACGGCGGTTTATTCAGAAAGTTTAA
- a CDS encoding M23 family metallopeptidase, with the protein MTTAYRIQKLLPLSLPNLKVNRLTTKIIAGTLAAVPIALTLPADALQVRVNPSQPKLGDTLSVFINVDDLGGDPKPTVNTGDKTYPAFAIAPNQYRAFIPTTPLEKSGTRKIQVSANGQVQNLSVQVRDRKFPVQRINLPPGKAGVKATEYELKRVAEFKALQTPKKYWNGAFIKPNAGRISTIYGVRRYYNGKFAKDYYHRGVDYAGAAGSPVVAPAAGRVALVGTVSEGFRVHGNVVGVDHGQGVTSIFMHLSRIKVKEGDMVKPGQVIGTVGSTGASTGPHLHWGLYVNGQSVDPTPWRYLSVK; encoded by the coding sequence ATGACTACCGCATATCGTATTCAGAAGTTGCTCCCTTTATCTTTGCCAAATTTGAAAGTCAATCGTCTTACCACCAAAATAATAGCGGGGACATTAGCCGCTGTTCCCATTGCTCTAACATTACCAGCAGACGCTTTACAGGTACGAGTGAATCCATCCCAGCCTAAGTTGGGAGATACGCTATCGGTGTTCATAAATGTAGATGATCTTGGAGGTGATCCGAAGCCGACAGTCAATACCGGAGATAAAACTTACCCTGCATTTGCTATTGCTCCTAATCAGTATCGAGCTTTTATTCCCACAACACCACTAGAAAAGTCAGGAACCAGAAAAATTCAGGTTTCGGCAAATGGTCAAGTACAAAACTTGTCGGTGCAAGTGCGCGATCGCAAATTCCCCGTACAACGCATTAACTTACCCCCCGGTAAAGCGGGAGTAAAAGCTACAGAATACGAACTCAAGCGTGTAGCAGAATTTAAAGCTTTGCAAACACCTAAAAAATATTGGAATGGGGCTTTTATTAAGCCAAATGCGGGAAGAATCTCCACAATTTATGGTGTGCGTCGCTACTATAATGGTAAATTTGCAAAGGATTACTACCATCGCGGCGTTGACTATGCTGGTGCTGCGGGTTCACCCGTAGTTGCTCCAGCTGCTGGGCGAGTTGCTTTGGTGGGAACGGTATCTGAGGGTTTCCGGGTTCACGGTAACGTTGTTGGCGTCGATCACGGTCAAGGAGTGACAAGTATTTTTATGCACCTGAGCCGCATTAAAGTCAAAGAAGGCGATATGGTCAAACCTGGTCAAGTAATTGGCACAGTGGGTTCCACTGGTGCATCCACAGGTCCTCACTTGCACTGGGGTTTATATGTCAACGGTCAATCTGTTGACCCAACACCGTGGCGATACTTAAGTGTTAAATAG
- a CDS encoding anti-sigma factor family protein: MTTDSHLNDGSNLQFHQDLSDENVKYTNESTGAMDMVKRDRFELLSAYLDGEVTAAERRQVEEWLANDPAVQSLYERLLKLRQGLRTMPVPQPQPVEQTVQQVMARLRRRSRLALLWGGTAIAATIIGAVSGLVPGGEYATQQIAKRPSAEQAQPTTSQPISVPSLMVAINDPILPIPKAAETSPEEPMNQLKQLQPLDIENEYH, encoded by the coding sequence ATGACTACTGATTCTCACTTGAATGACGGTTCCAACTTGCAATTTCATCAAGATTTGTCAGATGAAAATGTAAAGTATACCAATGAATCAACGGGTGCTATGGATATGGTGAAGCGCGATCGCTTCGAGTTATTGAGTGCTTATCTCGATGGTGAAGTTACAGCTGCCGAACGCAGGCAGGTGGAAGAATGGCTGGCAAACGATCCCGCTGTTCAATCTTTGTATGAAAGGCTTCTGAAACTGCGCCAAGGTTTGCGGACTATGCCAGTACCGCAGCCACAGCCAGTGGAACAGACAGTCCAACAAGTCATGGCTCGTTTGCGTCGTCGTTCGCGCCTAGCTTTACTATGGGGGGGTACAGCCATAGCCGCTACTATCATTGGTGCGGTATCTGGCTTAGTACCAGGTGGTGAATACGCAACCCAACAAATTGCTAAAAGACCATCAGCAGAACAAGCACAACCAACAACGTCACAGCCTATTTCTGTCCCATCGTTGATGGTTGCTATCAATGACCCCATCCTCCCCATTCCCAAAGCCGCAGAAACTTCTCCAGAAGAACCTATGAATCAACTAAAGCAACTTCAACCGTTGGATATAGAAAACGAATATCATTAA